A segment of the Desulfomicrobium macestii genome:
CAGTCCCTCGGCGCAGGTTCCTGCCTCGCCGACGACGCAGAGGTCGGGTCTGGTGTCGAGGCGGGCTTTCAGGCCGTCACGGTAGAGCGGGTGATCGTCGATGATGAGGATGCGTTTAGGCGTGCTCATTGCTGCTCCTGTTGAGCGGGGTTTCGATGCGGATGTGCAGGCCTTGTCCGGGTTTGGAGCGAAAGCTGATCTTGCCGCCCAGGAGCTTGACCCGCTCGCGCATGCTCCACAGGCCCATGCGTTTGGTGCGGCCGGCCTGGGACAGGCAGCGGTCCATGTCGGCTCCGCACCCGTCGTCTTCGATGCGCACCAACAGATTCGGGTAGGACCCGAGCAGGCGGATGGTCACGCGGCTGGCCTTGGCATGTTTGCGCACATTGTTCAGAGCTTCCTGGATGAGGCGGTAGATGTTGATCTGGGTGTCGAAATCGAAGGCGACTCCGCCAAGTCCGTCGGCAAAGACATCGACGGCGATGCCGTGGCGTAGGGAAAAGTCCTCGCAATGCGCGAGCACTGTCTCGACCAGGCCAAGCTCGGTCAGCCCCGGCGGGAGCAGGCCGTAAGCCAGGTCCCGGATGGAGCGGATGGCCGTGCCGAGTCTCTCGGCGATGACTCCGGTCTGGGCGCGCCAGGGGCCTCCTTCAGGCAGGCCGCATCCGATGCGCTCCAGGTCGGCCCGGGCCAGGGAGAGGTCCTGGGCCAGGTGG
Coding sequences within it:
- a CDS encoding sensor histidine kinase codes for the protein MTIHPDTTDSFPASSEEWRMFVAQSRKTHHDLLERIKELNCLYGISRLAQNREQPLGELLSGIADLIRTSWQYPDIACASIRLGDTCHNSGNFVRTRWCQSSPIIIETDECGTVEVCYLEERPDSDEGPFLREERSLIDAVADQIGRIVAQRRAEEQMRALSQELIMAQENERQRIARELHDHLAQDLSLARADLERIGCGLPEGGPWRAQTGVIAERLGTAIRSIRDLAYGLLPPGLTELGLVETVLAHCEDFSLRHGIAVDVFADGLGGVAFDFDTQINIYRLIQEALNNVRKHAKASRVTIRLLGSYPNLLVRIEDDGCGADMDRCLSQAGRTKRMGLWSMRERVKLLGGKISFRSKPGQGLHIRIETPLNRSSNEHA